The Prevotella sp. E2-28 genome includes the window GTGGTAATCTCATCGTCAATGGCGGACAGTTCATCGCTTCTTCTGACTATGGTTGTACTTTGTCGGCAACTACCAATTTTAATGGCGGAACTTTCAGCGCTACAAACACCAACGGTACTGCAGTCGATGGTTGTTTGTACCTCAACTGGACTAGCATCTCCGACAGTTTCTATGCCAGCAGCTTCGACAATATGAGTCCTGAAATAGCAGAGGGCAAGTCGTTTATTGACGAAGAGGGTAACGTCTATCAGGGCTTAGTCGAAGGTTACTTACTCGATGGCAAGACGCTGCGTCCTTACGGTGCTCCCGTAGAATTGGCCACCACAGTTACGGCCACCACAGCCACCCTCAGTTGGAAGGGATTCCAGGAGAAGTACAATGTACGTTACAAAACTACCAAAGTATTTCTCTCAGAAGGCTTCGAAGGCGGCTCCATGCCTGAGGGATGGACACAAACTGATGAGTATTGGAAGGTTACTTCCGGTACAGGACATGATGATTTTGCAGGGGCAGCAACGGGCAGTTGGAATGCTGGATGCTTTATAGATATAGAAAATGCTGATGATTCTGATATGTTAATCACTCCTGTAATGGATTTGAGTAGTGCTACATCAGCAACACTGACCTTTAATTTCTGGAATACAAGCTGGGGTGGAGACATCAATACGTTGAATGTGTATTATTGTGTGGATGAAGGTGAGTGGATTCTGCTGAACACTTATGATCAGGAAGTATCATCTTGGACACCAGTAGAAATTCCTCTTGAAGGCATGGATGCCAACTATCAGATTATTTTTGAGTGTGTAGGTAATTACAGCTATGGTACGGGTATCGACGACGTTGTAGTGGCTCAAAATGGCTCATGGACAAATGTCAACAACGTGACCAGCCCGCTGACCATTACTGGTCTCACGCCTAATACAAGCTATCTATGGCAGGTGCAGGGCATCCTTGATGACGGCGAGACCGGATGGAGCGAGGGAACCTTTACCACCGATGAACTCAACCTCGTTCTCTATAATAATGGTTCCGATGCTTTGGATAACGCATTAGCCGTTAGCGACAATAATGGTTTTGTAGCGCAGGATGTTGTGCTCCAGGGTCGCACCCTTTATAAGGATGGCGACTGGAACACGCTGTGTCTGCCATTCAACGTGACGATTAGCGGAAGCGTGCTCGACGACGATAACGTAGTGGCAAAGGTTCTCAACGAGACGTCTGTACTGAATAACGGCGAGCTGACGCTGAACTTCAGCGATGCTCCAGCTACGATTACTGCTGGCACGCCATTCATCATCAAATGGGACAATACGGGTGAAGACCTTGTAAACCCCGTGTTCAACGCCGTGACTATCAACAATACCCCAAACAATGTGGAGTTCACGGGCGGTACGTTCCGTGGCAACTACGCTCCGCTGGAGATTACCGCCGACAACCGCAACGACATCCTGCTGCTGTCTTCAGGCAACAGACTGGGCTACGCTAAGACCGACCGCACCATCGAGAACGGTAAGGCACTCGGCGCATGTCGTGCATACTTCGAGATTCCAGCCAACGGTGGCGTTCAGACCGCCCGCCAATTTACGCTGAACTTCGGCGATGGCGAGGAAACCACAGGTATTATTGAGGTGAACACGAATCTCACGAATAAGACCAGCGATGCCTTCGACCTGCAAGGTCGCAAGGTAGAGAATCCCAAGAAGGGTCTGTACATTGTAAATGGTAAAAAGGTAGTAATAAAATAAATGAAGGATAATACAATGAAAAAAGAATATATAAAACCAGCCATGCAGGTCGTCCTGCTGCAACATCAGAGTCATCTTATGCAGACCAGCGGCGAAGTAGTCCGCTCAATGGGCGATAGTAGTCCTGAAGGGTTCGATTTTGATTCCGAAGGCTTTGATGACAAAGAAGTCTTTAGATAACAGAATCTCTATTTAACGTAATACTGCTCCTATACGATTTTGTATGGGAGCAGTTTTTTCTATTTAGCCTACTTACGATAATAACTCTTAGACTTATTTTGCTAACTCTTAGACTTACGAAAATAACTCTTAGAGTTATGAAATTATCTCTTAGAGTTATGGGTGATAAACGGGCTGATTATAGATTTCAATCTTGATGGACAGTGGACAGTATTTGACAGTAAATTTATAAAAAGTCTCACGCGTACGTACATATATGCGCAGACGTACGCAATGAGTTTATGAAAAACCACTGTCATTAGTGTCCACTGTCCATCGTCAAAAACAGAATATAGAAGGGACAGACAAGCGTATCATCCCATTAAAACAAAGAACGAATACCTACTTTTGATTAACCAGATTTTACAGGTACTTACAGGTGCGCAACATTTAAAACACTCGTTTTTAGGTATTGCGCACCTTATTTGTTTGCCGTACCTTTGCACCGTGATTAGAAACAATAAGAAATGAAAACGACGACAGCAATTCCCACAGAGCTCAAGGTACTGATGAACCACATCTACGAACTGAATAAGGGCGTGCGACAGATGGTGCTGTTCACCTGTAATAAGAAATATGGTCAACAGGCCATAGAACGATTAGAGAGTCAAGGCATTCCCTATGTGTTACAGCCCGCCGGACAGCAGAACTTGAATATGTATTTCGGACGACGCGAGTGTCTGGATGCTATCCGACTCATCGTTACACGTCCGCTCAACCAACTTACGCCCGAAGAGGATTTTATCCTCGGCGCCATGCTCGGCTACGACATCTGCGCACAATGCGAGCGTTATTGCAAACGTAAACAGAGTAAGTGCGAATGTAACGGGAAGTGCGATGGGAAGTGTATCAAACGAAATTAACCACATAATTATTGATAAAGTAATGAATGCAACTATTGTAATTTTTGGTTCCTCGACTGGAACTTGCGAGGCTATTGCAGAGAAGATTGCCTCTAAACTGGGCTGCGAAGCCCTGAACGTACAAGACTTGACCGCTGATGTCGTGGCCGCTAACCAGAACCTGATTCTTGGTACCTCGACCTGGGGCGCAGGAGAATTGCAGGATGACTGGTACGACGGTCTGAAGACGCTACAAAGTGCTGACCTCAGTGGCAAGACCATCGCCATCTTTGGCTGTGGCGACTGCTCTTCATACAGCGACACATTCGTGGGTGGCATGGGTGAACTCTACAATGGCATTAAAAACAGCGGTGCCAAGTTCGTTGGCTGCGTGGAGACTGACGGCTACACTTTCGATGACTCAGAGGCAGTGATTGACGGTAAGTTTATCGGCTTACCCCTGGATGACATCAATGAGGATGACAAGACAGACACGCGCATTGAGGCATGGATAGCCGCCATCTCGCCTAGCTTATAATCACAGGTATATTATTCTTGCAAGTAAGCAAGCGACAAAAAGTCGAGCACATTTTAGTATTTGTTTAGTTTAATGAGGTGGTTAGTCGGTGACGAACAACCACCTTTATTTAATCTATAGATTCCAGACTTATTTGTTTCTATGCAGATAAAAAAAGATTATACACACGAAAAGATTGTAGAGGTGGCCAAGCGGATTTTCTTGAAGAAAGGCTACGCCAAAACCTCAATGCGCGATATAGCGGCAGGGGCGGGCATAGGTGTGAGTAACATCTATAACTATTTTAAGGGTAAGGACGAGTTATTTCGTTATATCGTGGGTCCGCTCATCGCTGAGCTGGAACGTATGATGCGCGAACATCATAACGTGAAGGATCAGGAGGACTTTCTCTGCTATGCCACTGGTCAGAGCAACGGGATGATGGGCGACCACGTGAAGGAATATATGTTGCTCATCAATAACCATCGCGACGAGCTGAAGTTGCTGCTCTATCAGTCGCAGGGCTCCTCGCTCGAGAACTATATCGACACCTACACGGATGAGTGCACGCAACTCGTCCTGGCGTTTATGAATGAGTTTATACGCAAATACCCAGAGTACAGCGTCACACAGACGCCCTTCACCTATCATGTGCATACGGTGTGGATGTTTAGTTTCATTTCTGAGGTCATCAAGCACAATCTGCCTGCCGACGAGATACGACGCGCCATTGAGGACTACATTCAGTTTGAGTTTGGAGGGTGGCGCACACTAATCAATACGAAATAGTCAGTTTTAG containing:
- a CDS encoding DUF2023 family protein, coding for MKTTTAIPTELKVLMNHIYELNKGVRQMVLFTCNKKYGQQAIERLESQGIPYVLQPAGQQNLNMYFGRRECLDAIRLIVTRPLNQLTPEEDFILGAMLGYDICAQCERYCKRKQSKCECNGKCDGKCIKRN
- the fldA gene encoding flavodoxin FldA codes for the protein MNATIVIFGSSTGTCEAIAEKIASKLGCEALNVQDLTADVVAANQNLILGTSTWGAGELQDDWYDGLKTLQSADLSGKTIAIFGCGDCSSYSDTFVGGMGELYNGIKNSGAKFVGCVETDGYTFDDSEAVIDGKFIGLPLDDINEDDKTDTRIEAWIAAISPSL
- a CDS encoding TetR/AcrR family transcriptional regulator encodes the protein MQIKKDYTHEKIVEVAKRIFLKKGYAKTSMRDIAAGAGIGVSNIYNYFKGKDELFRYIVGPLIAELERMMREHHNVKDQEDFLCYATGQSNGMMGDHVKEYMLLINNHRDELKLLLYQSQGSSLENYIDTYTDECTQLVLAFMNEFIRKYPEYSVTQTPFTYHVHTVWMFSFISEVIKHNLPADEIRRAIEDYIQFEFGGWRTLINTK